In the genome of Drosophila kikkawai strain 14028-0561.14 chromosome 2R, DkikHiC1v2, whole genome shotgun sequence, the window CTTCTTAATCATCTTCCAGGAAAAGCGTGTGCTGCTCCTGGGCTGGCTTATCTTTGCCCTGATTGAAGCCATTGGCTTTCCCTTTGCCATTTTCGGTGTGATCTTCCACTATGGAGGCTATCGTGAGGCCACCGGtttcaataatattttcgGGGCCCTATTGGTGTACATAATATCGATTCGTGAGTTTAAATAGTTATTTTGTAATGTACTGTTTTCCAGAATTAATCTTTCCTTTTTCTTGTAGTAATTGTTGCATTCTGCGCCCGCCTTATATACTCACACTACGTCCAGCTGAAGAACCGCGAGTCGAGCAGTCCCCGAACCACGAATGTGGTTTAGACTCGTTAAAACTTAACTTAAGTTTGGCAATAAATAATACGCTCTTGTATTTTGATTGCAGTTTAGTCTCTCTTCTTATTCACATCCGGAACATCCGCAACTATCAACAGTTAGATACATGGGTTATGGTTATATTATAGTTATACATATACAATGACAGGGCGCTAGTCCTCCTCAAAACACACAACAGTTAAAACGATCGATCACACTACGGACATTTCTATCTATATAGCTAGCTATCATACTATCGGCATCCAGCTCCATATCCTTCTTACACATAAAATGGAAAGTTGGTCTTCTTATTATTGTTGGTGCTTTGTTGTTGCGTCTGCTGCATAAAGCTCGTCTCGGCATTTTGGCTACTCAGCTTGGCCTGCACAGCGGCCAGGATGCGTgatggctgctgctggcccgcCTCCAAGGCAGATTCCATGCCCAGATTCAGATTCAACTTGAGCTCGAATTGGGATCCATTTGCTTGGATCTGCGACTGCGTGGGCGGCCGTTGGACGGCAACCGGCTTTCATCTGGGCGTGGTAATGCTGGGCAGCTTCTCCAGGAAGTCATTGGCCAGCACCTCTTCGATCTCCTGCAGGCAATTGGCCACATCCTGTTCCGTGTCGGCAAAGTTCCGGGGCTGCGGGCAGTTGAAGCCCAATGTGGAGAAGAAGGCGTACAGCTCCTGCAGGGATTGCAGTTGCTGGAAGTGCAACATCAGATGGCGGTTGCTAGGACGTTGCAAGAGCTAAGGGAAATGACAAGAGATTAATCGATAGAATGTAAAGCAGCTGGTAGATCTACTTACCGGCGACTGAGTCGTGTACTTCATGTCCATCAGTCTCACCAACCGCCTTACATGCGGCACATAGAGAGCACTGGGCAGCATGGCCAGATTCTCCAGACTGCCATTGGGCAGTCTCACCTCCTCCTCGTGCACATCAAACTCGGTGCCCACAAAGGCCCAGCGATACATCTGGAAATGCGGCAATTTGGTGGCCGGCAAAACGCATCCCAGTTCTAAAAGCTTGCAAGCCTCCAGCTGTACCGAGCGCCAGTGCTGCATGGGCGTCTGGGAGCTGTAGCCATTGCTGGCTGTCGAGGCGGAGGACCAGGAGACATCAATGCCCGAGGGCATGCGCATTTGTTGACTGCAAAAATGTACAGATTTTAGAGATCaaactttttatatatgtataatttagGACTCACTTTCTCTCCTCGCTCTCCGACTTGAGTTCCTGTTCCATTTGCAGGAACACCTGCACCATTTCGGCAATGATGATGGGCCACAGCGAGGTGACATGGTCGGGCGACATGCGCAGCAGGAGTACACGGAAGCAAAGGAAAACGGCAGCCTGAACGGAGGGACCCATAGGAACCAGTCGTAAACTGTTGGCCAGTTGCTCTGTGGGGAAACAGATGGAGTTATAGCTTTCAAATCCCCAAAGGTTCTACTGAATGAAAAACATTTGTGTGTAGCAGCTAAAGCTTTTAGAATTCTACGAATTTTGGGTACTTCCTGAATGAATGCTTCTTATCGCAAATAAATACAgtataacaaatatatttatatattacatGTTAAACAGAATTCAAATcgctaaatataaatatagaaaccTCTCAGATTACTCATTCTCTCTCCCTTGAAAACCCCTAATCCCCCCCGAGACTCACCCTGAATATCCGGCATGTACTTGTTGTGCTGATCAAACTCGCTGCAGTAGATAACAAACGCCAGACGCTTGAGCAGCATGGCCCGCTGCTCGTACTCCTGATCGCGCGATGTAAATATGTTCAGGCTGCCCGCCTGCGAGAGTGAGACGCGGGTCATAAGCTCCCGGAATGTGGTATTGTCGTACGTCATCAGACTGTCCATGATCATGCGCCAGAAGGGCAGGCACGAGAGATGCATCTGGAAGAAGGCATTGTCCAGGAGGAGATCCAGCATATCCTTGCGCCAGGCCTTCCTTGTGTACTGATACCCACTCAGGCTGGCCAAGAGCGCCGAGCAGGCGTAGAAGAAGGGCACATTCCGGGCCGTGTGATTCTTCAAATACGGAGTTATATTGTACAGCAGCGGGGTCACTATATTGACCACCTTGTCCTTCTCCTGAGAGCCATACGCCACATCCAGTAGGTTTGAGAGTATGGCTGCGAGGACACTCTGCGCCTGCAGGGAATACTGCTGCAGTCCACCGCCACCCACGCTGTTGTCCTTGGCCAGGCCATCAGTGTCCTCCTTAACAGCCAGATTACGACGCAGCCAGGTGGTCTGTTCCAGGCAGGAGCCAGCCACACTGGACAGCGAGTCCACCAGTCGCGAGGTAACGTCATGCAGCTCCCTCACCTCCTTCTTGTCCTGGAAGGGCATCTGCGGACAACGCTGCACAAACTCGTtgagcagcatcagcagagCAAACTGTGCAGGAGGCGTCAGATTCAAGCCATCCCGGATGAGGGCCAGCAGCGAGCTCCAGGCATCGGCCAGCTGGGGAGCCGGGGCAGAACGCATGTAGAAGTAGAAAAGCTCCAGCGAGCTTACCTCAATGCTGAGCTGGGCAGGTGGCCGGTGGATGGGCGGCGGCGAGCGCACCACTTGGTGCAGGGTCATAACAAACGAGTCCATGGGCATCACCCGGATGCTGGACACCAGGGACACCAG includes:
- the LOC108082470 gene encoding uncharacterized protein is translated as MKIDLIVDQGPCQTELRSWCLGIAIYSLISVTFSVLFAPTVVNFVGFAIAVIANVLLLIGTLKEKRVLLLGWLIFALIEAIGFPFAIFGVIFHYGGYREATGFNNIFGALLVYIISILIVAFCARLIYSHYVQLKNRESSSPRTTNVV